From Triticum urartu cultivar G1812 chromosome 2, Tu2.1, whole genome shotgun sequence, a single genomic window includes:
- the LOC125540376 gene encoding 60S ribosomal protein L28-1-like isoform X2, whose translation MTPRTPRMPSNKAKGNDYRSRVSGLGAREEQLLLDKTVRQQQCQGLANSKTVAVQPSAGEDKAVVLSTTKTKKQNTPAKLQHKTLMHKEFRKMAKSVKNQEMD comes from the exons ATGACGCCGAGGACGCCGAGAATGCCAAGCAACAAG GCCAAGGGAAATGACTACCGTTCCAGGGTCTCTGGTCTGGGAGCTCGTGAAGAACAACTGCTTCTTGATAAAACAGTTCGGCAACAGCAATGCCAAG GCTTGGCGAACAGCAAGACCGTGGCGGTCCAGCCATCAGCGGGAGAGGACAAGGCTGTTGTCCTGTCCACGACCAAGACCAAGAAGCAGAACACCCCTGCCAAGCTCCAGCACAAGACTCTGATGCACAAGGAGTTCCGCAAGATGGCAAAATCTGTCAAGAATCAG GAAATGGACTGA
- the LOC125540376 gene encoding 60S ribosomal protein L28-1-like isoform X1, which translates to MTTVPGSLVWELVKNNCFLIKQFGNSNAKVRFSKEPNNLYNVHSYKFSSLANSKTVAVQPSAGEDKAVVLSTTKTKKQNTPAKLQHKTLMHKEFRKMAKSVKNQEMD; encoded by the exons ATGACTACCGTTCCAGGGTCTCTGGTCTGGGAGCTCGTGAAGAACAACTGCTTCTTGATAAAACAGTTCGGCAACAGCAATGCCAAGGTGCGGTTCAGCAAGGAGCCCAACAACCTCTACAATGTCCACTCCTACAAGTTCTCGA GCTTGGCGAACAGCAAGACCGTGGCGGTCCAGCCATCAGCGGGAGAGGACAAGGCTGTTGTCCTGTCCACGACCAAGACCAAGAAGCAGAACACCCCTGCCAAGCTCCAGCACAAGACTCTGATGCACAAGGAGTTCCGCAAGATGGCAAAATCTGTCAAGAATCAG GAAATGGACTGA